The DNA sequence atataaagtatTTACTAGTAATTTCTTTACCTAAGTACAAATAATGCCAGAAAAATACTTCTGatgcataaatacatttacCAGCTGATATTTTTACCCTTAAAGTTCTATCTGTAtgtgtgactttcacttttatcaaagtCATATTTGATCACAATATCATTACTTTCATTCTAGTACGACTTCTTATGATATTTCTGACGGTGAAAATTGTAAATTGCTGGAATACTGCTTTAAATGTAAaggctgttgttgtgtgttgtgtattgGAGTTTTCATACTTGCCATTAATAAAAGTGATGCATTCATGAATATCAGGTATTACAGCATTTTGAGGTGACCCCTGATTACATTACACAATAAAGAACATCACTGATTGTTACTCAAATGGCGAGTATGGATAACTTACAGCTGCTGTAATCAATACTGTTATAATGGCTCAAACAACCAGGTCCAAGGAATAAACACACAACTCTGCTGGTCCCTTCAGCTCTGCAGAGCATGtatagcatctttcagctcactgtGTTGGTTTTTTAGCTTGCACTGATGATTTGGATTGGTTTTATGCTCTTACGCTCTCACAAGCATTGTTTCCGGACGCAGCAAGACACTGCTAGCTACTAGCACCACACAGCTGACAAAGTTATCAACTAACTTGTTAAGCAGCTGAAGAGACAGCAGTTAATCTCAGGagggagttggtggagaccaatACATCCACGTCCATGGTCGGGCTCATGCACCCGCTGATGCTTTTAGCTGAGCTGAGCAGCTACGCTGCAGATTTTGGCTTGGAAAAAGGGtttaaatattgtctttttcaaatcaTGTTTGGGATCTTTGGACTTGGATTACGCCAGATGAGCTGGACGGAGCCAGTTTAAATcgagtccccatctacttcagctgtttttggagACTGCTGCGacgctgttttactgtgaagctccagaataTGTCTTGTGGATCCtgaaacctcacctgactttctgCCTGAGTGGATAATGAgtgaatattgattttttttttttttttttttttgggggggggggggagttatCCTTTAACATGCTGCATGCTgagaagatttatttatttatttatttattcatttatttatttgcgtCATGATGCATCCAGTATCACTCGATGTTGCCATTCAGCGTCTCATCCACCTCCATcccgggtggtggtggtggtggtggctgtaTGGGTCTGTATAGGCTTTTCCCCCGAGGGAGAGCGCTGGATTAAAGCCAAAAGGGGGCGTTTGTCTCATGCAGCCGGAGGGGCGGGGCCAGAGGTGGGTGTGTGTCTCTCAGCTGATGCGCGTATCAACCGACCGACTCCATCATCAGCATCCGACGCTGACCGCGGTCGAAGGCAGCATCCCTAATGTTCCCGACCCGCGGTACCATCGCAGGGATAATTCAGAGCCCCGGCCAGAACCAGGACTGACGCCGCCgtcgccgccgccgctgctgctgctgccttctgaCAATATTGTTTACCGAGGCTGCcatcttacaaaaaaaaaaaaaaaaaaaaaaaaaaaaaacccgccgAGCTGCAAAATAGTGAGTAGCCTTTGATGATGGACCGCCAGGATGCTACAATCGGTAAATCAAAGCCACTGTCGTCAATGTCAATGtcgctgtgtgtgcgtgtgttaatCTGGATGTGTGTTCGTgtacgtgtgtatgtgtatgtgtgtgtgtgggtttttttttttatatatattccTGCTCAGCGAGCCTGGTGCGGTTGCTTCTTGTCACGGGGCCTAGCGAATAATTGTTTGGGAGCGCAGTCGATCCAGGGCTTGATGCGGATGCTGCTAAAGCCGCCCTTGCCGCCCAGGGAtgcagagaaaaagggagagagagagggagagagagagggagagatggggggggggggggagtcgtGAGGGGAGGGGattgaggcagagcagcagataCATAGGCAGTGTATtttttactactactactattcaCCCAAGTGGAAGTAAACCTCTAGTAAATGGGCTGAGGAGGGGAGGTGCTCTGCATgactctatctatctatctatctatctatctatctatctatctatctatctatctgtctgtctatctatctatgtgaatgtctgtgtgtaagctgctgctgcaaccaCGCTGTACATTatctcctcttctcccccctcATACATACAGTGAGCTGGCAGTGTGTAAGGTACACCTGTCTAAAAACCAAAGCTGTCTATCACCAGTAGTCTAATAACAGTCCGTATTGTATCTGCGTTGAGCGGTACGACgttgtggttgtgtttctgAGGCTGTACTTTGTGCTGATGTCGAGTAGCGTTACACTGAGAGGTgtctttctctcagtgtttttttttttgggggggggggcattttgTGAAAAGTTAACAGGAAATTGAAGGGAAAGCTGTTGCGgacgacaacaaaaaaaattcccaGGCCGGCTTTTGTGACGCCAGCTGAGAGGTGTCTCTACCACCTCTTTGTGTCAAACTACAGCCTCTGAATATACACACGCTTTCCAGTTCGTTAGGGACGCCAAGCTAAGACTAATAACCAATACTTCTTTTGCttataatgttttaaagaggtgttgattcaactTTACGGTCACTTTGGACGCTGTGGTTTGTGGTCCTGTTGAACCGCGTTGCCCTGTGCCTAATATTTTGTCCATCGCATTTATATCACAAGGGTGGAGTTAGGAACACTTCTCTGTGCAAACTCAGACACATAAACTGTCAGATAGTTTGTGATTATTTGATTGAATTCAAATGTACTTATTTGCACCATGAACCATGTTAACTAAAGTTAACTGTAAACTATAGTGAATATTAAAGGCATTATAATAGATTTTGATACATGGACACATGTGAGGTATTCACTGTTTACCATTTGTGTTTTACTGGTGcatattacaacaaaaaaaaatgcatttaattgtcAAATTTTGGCCTCAGCAGTTGTCCATCTTGCTAAATTGGTAAACCAGCAACAGTAATACAAACCACAACCTCCGCAATGAGTGTTAAGAGTCAACACTTCTGAAAGCAGGCAACCCAATCACCAGTTTAAATGTaagcagtgtgtgtctctgcagaccACAGATATCTTTAAACTTAATGTTTCTTAGGGTcaaattttctgttttgtgttatttttcattttgtatggTCTCgctaggtttaggcacaaaaccactTGGGTGAGAAAAAGATTGTGTTTCGGCTGAAAATCCCTGTTTTGGTAAAACAGACAAACGCGGCACGGAGATGCCCCGAAGTCTCGTTCAGATCACCTGGTTCTGTCGCTACAAACACAGCTCAGGATGTTAATAACTTAATCACATCAGGTTTTAAAGccacaaacaccacagaaatTGTCTCGAAAACATCCAGAGACGTGAAGCCTACTAATATTGAAAGACCGTGTACCTCACCATAAACATCCAGTGGTCCAGTCAGGTCATTTACATCCTGTGAACAGGATGTCACGTTTTGTAGAAAATTCGATACGGTACGTAGCCTTTTAccaacatatcagtggtttgcagaagcgTTTACTACCAACATTTTATCGGGGCAACATAGCTGAAGAAGGATTTATTGCACAGATGTTGCAGTAGACTTTATTGGTTTTGGCTAGGTGTACCTAATGAACTTCACACATGAGCAGGAATacctgtactgtactgtactgtgctcTGCAGCCTCATTTAAACTAGTACAACAGCCCTGCAGAAACACTTTCCTCTGAGGAGTTTACAGTGCTGAGATGTTGATAGTGAGACCATCTCAGAGAGCACGAAGCTCTGTGGTCATTTTTAGATCATAGTTTGTGATACGTTTGCGTTGGATTGTACTGCACGTTAATGTGAGTTATTTCAGTTGATGTTCTGTGAGGGATCATGGAGACcctggagagagatggagagaaatatatttcatgttgttttatcagCTTGATACTTCGCACCTTTCCAGCACTTTGACAGCACTGCCATAGATCCAAGTCACAAATAGATTTGTCTTTGAATTTCTGTGGGATAGTACAccatatttgtctttgtctgtgaaTTAGTTTCTAGAGTTagcattaacattaacatgtattttttaactGCATGGACCATACAGTTAGTGAAATATTCTCTTATTTGGTGTAATAGCAATAATTTACTAGCCCAGTTTCTGGCCATGGGAATGTTGACCTCAAATAGtctaaatattgatttttagtagtgtaaagagaaaagaaaatgatatatgttattttaacacacacaacaattGGGTTTTTGAAACACCGAACAGCAAGGAAGCAAAATACATTTCAGCCAAAAACAAGGTATTCTTAGCAgggctgttgttttgttttgtactgtATTGGGCTTGTTTTTTGCACATGTTCCGTAACGAATGCAGCAATAATAATTCATGTATTGGACTGGAATGGTTTGAGTGACCTTTTAACCCAGCATCGCTTTACTTGTGCACACAGAACACAACTTCAGAAAGTCAGGAAGTAAAGTTTTATTTCTACACTTAACTGATCCCCTCACACACTGTCCAGACTTATCTGTCTGacccttttcatttttatcatgGTGGGAGGACTACGCTGCCCCTGTATGTGGGTTGGACTCTATTCTGCATTAACTATTGTATAACTAGCCATTATGCAATTACAATATTGTATAACTCCTTTCGTTTTTCTGTGTTCCTCTAGTGTGTGTGCCCCCACTACCTGCATTAGGTTGTGATGACCCACACTACTTCCAAATGTATCTGTGACCCTCCCCAATCCTGACTCCTAACCTCTAAtccctgacctttgaccccacTATGGGCAGTGTTGGCAGTGGGGTGGCAGGAGAGCAGGAGTTTGCCATGAAGTCTGTGGGCACGAGGACCACCCTGCCCCGGgcccctcctctctctcgccGTTGCCCTGCCGACCGCAGCTGCAGCGCAGAGCGGCTGCCCCGCCCCCCGGCGACTATATCAGACGGGACGGCGTCTAGCGATGAGCGAGGGAGTGTTAGTATCGGGACTGGGACCTGTACCGGGACTGACCGGCCCACCGAAACAGcttcctccaccaacactgaaTGTACCATGACGGCCCCGTCCAACAACAACCAGTTGGACTGTGGCAACGGAGCAGGCAGGCGGGAGAGGGAGtgggaaagggagagggagaggcagcgtgagagggggagagacagggacCGGGACCGAGACTGGGACCGAGAGAGGctggagagggagcgagagagggagaggaaccGGGAGAGGGAGCGGGAAcgagtggagagggagaggctggagcgagagagggagcgcgagagggagagagccagagagagggaaagagagagaattgaGAGGGAgaagatagagagggagagggagcgagagagggagagggagcgggaAAGGGAGCGAGAGAGGCTGGAGAATgagaggctggagagagagagggagagggagatgcaGGCTGCAGGTCTGGATGTTTGTGGGAACATCGTGGGCCGAGGAGCAAACGAGAAGAACGGCGTTGGCATGACCCAACACCATCACAGGGAGATGAGCGGCGCCAGGACTGACAGTGAGAACAATCCAGGGAGCCATAACCCTCCAAACCACAACCCGCCCAAGATCATGCCAGTGTCGGGGAAACTGGAGCAGGTACTTCAAGACTGAGGACAATGGTTCTCAACCTGAGGGTCAGAGCCCCCACTGGGGGTTGTAAAATGAGTCTAAGGGGTCACAAGATCATTACTGGAGCAGGAtagaaaaaaagccaaatcCCCTCACACAAAATTATGTTTACTTTTCCTATTTGTATCtattatttgctttctttcttgtcTAAAGTTACTTGTGCCTCTTCAGGCCTTTAAAAACTATCAGAGAAGGGAAAATAATTCTTTAGTTGACCTGCTAACAGATCTACAACCTGTGTCGAGGGGCCGagagcagaaatgttttggacACCCCTGAATACAAAACTCACATCCATGTTGCAAAGAGTTATTGGTTGCTGTAATCGTGTCCCCTCTGAAGTGATTCCTTCCATGAACGGCATAAATGTAagtgggaggggggagggacAAAACTCACAGTCATTATTCTGTGCAAAAATGCCTTTGAAACTCCAGCCAAAGATATTGTGAGGCTTTGGCCGTGGCAGCAGAGTGAGACAAATCAAATGGACACCTTTTCTAAATCTATTTAGAATAAATTTTCCTCCAGTCCCCACACTGAAGTCAAACAAGGACATAGTGTGCATAAcaaaaagggggagggggatTTCAGAAAGATGATAACTTTGCTTGCAGAAATGAGTTCGGCCAATGCTGAGTTATCGGTCGAAATTGGTCAAATTGTGTTCCCTCAATCACTTACATTGCAGTCGTGAGATTGATGTTTTTGCCACATGGCCAGTGTGGATTAGAGGAATGATCATAGGCACCAATAAAACACACCATGGACATGTGAGCATAGAGTTAAGActgacttaaaaaaatataaaagctCAAATTTAACATCATGATTCATCTGTTCCAAATGAATCATGACACTTACGACGTTCAACCCATCACGTCACTGAAACTTTCTCTACAGTGTGCTTCTGTTGCGTGAGCTGCGTTACTGTATCTATTATTTCCTCTTACtgtctttccttccctcctccatctctttcgTAGGCGATGCAGAACAACTCAGGCCTCGTCCGTCCCTCTGCCTTCAAGCCGGTGGTTCCCAAGAGCTTCCACTCCATGCAGAACCTGGTGGGCCAGGCAGGAGGGGCTGGGAGCGAGGGCAAGACTGAGGCAAGGAGTGAGGGGTTcagtgagagcagaggaggcaggagaggcagggacggagcaggaggagaagcaggagaggTGCCAGAGGCCCTGCTCCTGGACCAGGACAGCCCAGTGAGGGTCAGCAGAAGTGAGGGCGGGGGAAATGGGAATGAAGTGGTTCAGGGAGGGATGTCTGACTCAGGGAGGAACTCCCTAACCAGCCTGCCTACCTATACGGGCTCGGGGTCCGGTTGCGGGCCCCCAGCGGTCCTGGGGCCTCTCA is a window from the Acanthopagrus latus isolate v.2019 chromosome 5, fAcaLat1.1, whole genome shotgun sequence genome containing:
- the LOC119019293 gene encoding serine/threonine-protein kinase fray2, which gives rise to MGSVGSGVAGEQEFAMKSVGTRTTLPRAPPLSRRCPADRSCSAERLPRPPATISDGTASSDERGSVSIGTGTCTGTDRPTETASSTNTECTMTAPSNNNQLDCGNGAGRREREWERERERQRERGRDRDRDRDWDRERLERERERERNRERERERVERERLE